In Truepera sp., the sequence CGAACAGCGCGCGCAGCTTCACGCGGATCAGCGCGCTCTGGAACGAGCGCGCGACGAGGTCCCCGTAACGCCGCCTCTCCCAGCCCTCGGCGGTGAACGACTTCACGACCCGGATGGACGTTATGGCCTCTTCGGCGGCGGCGTTCGCGGCGGCCAGATCGTCCTGGAACGCCGTGCTCGACCTGCGGATCCCGCGGCTGAAGAAGGCGGCCGCGACCACCAGGGCGGGAATGACCGCCAGCATGAGCAGGGTAAGGCGCCAGTCGAGGACGAGCAGCACGACCAGCCCCCCGACCAGCGTCACTCCCTGATTGACGAACTGCGCCAACTGCAAGGAGACGGCGCCTTGCAAGGTGGCGATGTCGGCCGTAAGCCGCGACGTGATCTCACCGGTCTTGCGGTCCTCGAAGAAGCGCACGGACAGCGCCAGCAGGTGCCCGAACACCCGGGAACGCATGTCGGCGACCACCGCCTCTCCGACGCGCCCGAGGAGGTACATGCGCAGGTAGTTGAAAACCGCCTGAGCTAACATGAGTCCGACCAACAGGAGAGCGACCCGGTTCAGCTCGGAGAGGGCCAGTCCTGCCGCCGAGCCGGGGGCGAAGGCGGTGTTGAGCAGGTCACGTATCAGGAGGGGGAAGACGAGGGCGAGGATGCCGGCGAACGCAACTGCCACCATGCCGCCCACGAGCGCGCCCCGGTGGGGCCTCAGGAACGAGAGTGTGCGGCGCAGCTGGGCCAGGTCGTCGCGCGTCACGGAGCGGCGGCCGGTCGCGCCCGGTGGCGTGGGTACCCCCGGTCGCGCCGGATCCTCGGGGCGTGCCGGGGCCCGGACCCGCGCCGGGGTGCGACTCCTGCGCCTGGAGAACATGCCCAAGGGTACACTGACGCCTAAGTCTTCCGTGGCCCACGCGAGTCGGCCGAGCCTCGACCAGGAGGAGAACCCCAGGAGATGAGCCGCGCAGCGAGCGAACCGCTCTGGACCCCACCACGCGCCCGGGTAGCGGCGAGCGCCATGGAGGCGTTCCGGCTGGCCGCGGAGCGCGCCACCGCGGCCTCGCTGCCCGACTACGCCGCACTGCACGCCTGGAGCGTGGCACGGCCGGACGAGTTCTGGGGACTCCTTGCCGAGAAGCTGGAACTGCCGTTCCGAAGCCGCGCCGCCACCGTGCGGTCCACTGATCCAATGCCCCATACGCGGTGGTTCGAGGGCGGCACCCTCAACTACGCCGAGGCCCTGCTTCACCCGCGGGGTGTTGCAGCCGACGCTGTCGCCATCGTCTCGGCCGTGGAGGGCGGGGGCGAAACGAGCCTGACTTGGCCCGAGTTGCGCGACGCCACGGCGAGGACGCGCGCCGCCCTGCTGGCGGCCGGGGTGGGTGAGGGGGACGCGGTGGCGGCCTTCGCCGCCAACCTGCCCGAGGCCGTGATCACCCTCCTGGCCTGCGCCTCCCTGGGAGCCGTCTTCACGTCGTGCTCGCCCGACTTCGGCGCCGAGGCCGCGGCCGCCCGCTTCGAGCAGGTCGGCCCCAAGGTGCTCGTCGCTTCCGGTGCTTACCGCTACGGTGGCAAGCTGATGGACAGGAGCGAGACGGTTGCCGCCTTGCGCCGCCGCCTCAAGACGCTGGTGCAGACTGTGGAGCTGGTCTACCCCGGGGAGGGGCCACGGTTGGCGGGTGCGCCGACGTGGGACGAGTGGCTAGCCGGAGCGGCCGGGCCGCTCGAGTTCACCGCACTGCCGTTCGACCACCCCCTCTACGTGCTCTACAGCTCGGGCACCACGGGCGCCCCGAAGGCGATGGTCCACCGCGCCGGCGGCGCCCTTCTCACGCACCGTAAGGAGCACGCGCTTCACTCGGACATCGGTCCCGGCGACGTCGTCTACTACTTCACGACCACCGGTTGGATGATGTGGAACTGGCTGGTCTCGGCGCTGGCGTCCGGCGCCACCATCGTGCTCTTCGACGGTTCTCCGGCCTGGCCCGACCCGCTGGTGACCTTCAGGCTCGCCGAGCGCCTCGGCGTCACGTTCTTCGGCACCAGCGCCCGCTTCATCCAAGAACTCTCGCGCCAAGGCCTGAGCCCAGGCGACGCCTGTGACCTGAGCGCGCTGCGCACGCTGGCGTCCACCGGGTCGCCGCTCTCGCCGCACGGTTTCGAGTACGTGTACGAGGCCGTGAAGCAGGACCTGCACCTGGCCAGCATCTCGGGCGGCACCGACATCGTGAGCTGCTTCATGCTCGGCGTGCCCACGTTGCCCGTATACGCGGGCGAGATCCAAGGCCCGGGGCTCGGGGTCGATCTGAGGGTGTTCGACGAGTCGGGCAACGACGTGACCGGCGAGCCGGGCGAGCTCGTCTGCGGCTCCCCGCTCCCCTCCATGCCGCTTCGGTTCCTGGCCGATCCGGACTTCTCACGCTACCGCGCCGCCTATTTCGAGCAGTACCCGGGCGTGTGGCGGCACGGCGACCTCGTGGAGCGCACCGCTCATGGCGGCATCGTCGTCTACGGGCGGTCCGACGCCACCCTCAACCCGGGCGGGGTGCGCATCGGCACCGCCGAGATCTACCGGCCGCTGGAGGCGGTGCGGGAAGTAGCCGAGGCGGTCGCGGTGGCGCGGCGCCTTGAGGACGATCAGGAAGTCTGGCTACTGGTGGTGCTGCGAGGAGGGGCCGTGCTCGACGAGGCGCTCGAGGCGCGCATCCGAAGGGTCATCCGCGAGTCCACGTCGCCACGCCACGTGCCCAAGAGGATCATCGACGTGCCTGAACTGCCCAGGACGCGTTCCGGGAAGACCATGGAACTGGCCGTCAGCCGCTTGGTGAACGGCCGGCCCATGACGAACCGCGAGGTCGTGGCCAATCCGCAGGCGCTCGACCAGATCGCCGAGCGCCTGCAGCGGCTCCACGCAGGCTGAGGCCCGATCAGCCCTTCACGGCGCCGGCGGTCAGCCCGGCCACGATGCGCTGTTGGAAGATCAGCACGAGCACGACCAGGGGGATCGTCACGATCACTGCGGCCGCCATGATCTCGCCGAACGGCTCCTGACGGGCGACCTCGCCGGTGAACAGCGCAATGGCCACTGGCACCGTGCGAGCCGGAGGGTCGATCACGGTGAACGTGAGTGCGAACAGGTACTCGTTCCACGCCTGGATGAACGCGAGCAGGCCGGTGGTTACGAGAGCCGGTGCGGTCAGGGGGAGGAGCACGTAGCGGAACGCCTGGAAGAGCGTGGCGCCGTCCACCTGCGCCGCCTGCAGTAGGGAGTCGGGCAGCCCCTTGAAGAACGAGGTGAGGACCCAGACGGTGAACGGCAGGGTGAAGAGCATGTAGGAGAGGATCATGCTTGGAACGGCGGGCATGTTGAGCAGGCGGATGACGGCGTAGAGGCCCGCCAGCACGGCGATCTGCGGGAACATCGTCATGGCGAGGATGACGTACAAGGACGCGCCCCTGCCCCTGAAACGCATCTTGCCAAGGGCGTAGCCGGCGAAAGAGCCCACCAGGAGCGAAAGGATGGTCACGCTGCTGGCCACGATCGTCGATACGCCCAGTGCCCGGACGAAGGTGTCGTTGGACAGCACTGAGCGGAAGTTCGTTAGCACCGGCTTCGCCGGCCAGAGGGTGGCCGGCGGCTGGATGAGTTCCGCCTGCGACTTGAGCGCGGAGACGAGCGCCCAGTAGAACGGGAACATCAGATAAACGAACAGCACGATGATGAGCAACCAGAAGAAGAACCGGCCCACGGCGCGCTGCAGCGCCCGGGTCCGGTGGCGCCTGGCGCGTTCGGCGGAGGCGGTCATTGGGTATCAACCTTCATGGAGCGGACGTAGAGCAGCGCGAAGACGAAGATGATGATGAAGATGGTCACCGACGCCGCGGACGACAAGCCCATGTCGCGCCGGCTGATGAGCATGTCCTGCGCGTAGCTCGCCATGGAGTAGCGCTGGTTGCCGAGCACGACCTGGAAGATGTCGAACACGCGCAGGGAGTCGAGAGTGCGGAAGATGAGCGCCACCGCGAGGGTAGGCGTGAGGAGGGGAAGCGTGATGCGGAAGAAGCGCTTTAGGGGCCCGGCGCCGTCGACCTTAGCCGCCTCGAAGAACTCCGCGGGGATGGTGGCGAGTCCGGCCAATAGCAAGAGTGCCATGAAGGGCGTGGTCTTCCAGACGTCCATGATGATCATGCTGGGGAGTTGCAGGCGGGGGTTGCCGAAGAAGTCCGTGTGGCCGTCGCCTATGCCCAGGTAAGAAGCCAGGGCGTTGAACAGCCCCGCGCGGCTGGGTTGGAGCATCCACTCCCAGATCCGGGCCGAGACGACCGTGATGACCGCCCACGGCACGAGCATGGCCGCACGCATTGCGCCGCGGCCGCGGAAGTTGCTGGAGAGGGTCAGGGCTATCACCATCCCGAGCACGGTTTCGAGCGCCACGGCGACGATGGTGAAGACCAGCGTGTCCCACACTGCCCGGATGAACTCGGCCGAGAGGGCGCCCAACACGTATCGGTTGCCGAAGAGGTCGAACTGGAACACCTGCTTGAAGCGAACGGGGGAACGCGGGAGGATCTTGAGGGGCGACTCGTACTGGGTCTTGCCGTCGAGTATTACCGGGGCACCCGACTCGTCAAGCCTTGGGGGGAGCCGCTTGACGGTGAACGCGAACAGCGTGTGGTAGTTCTCCAAGCCCACGAAACTCGTGGGTTCGGAGCTGGCGAATTTGGCGTTCGTGAGGCTCGAGTAGACGACCTGTCCGAAGGGGTAGGCCGCTATCAGGGCCAGGATGACGAACGTCGGCAGCAGCAAGATATAAGCGGTGCGGCGTTCCATGCGTACCAGGCGCGAACTGCCGCTCTTGGTGGTGCCGCGCCCCTGGCCCGGCGCCGCTCGTTTCCCGGGTGGCCCCCCATCGTTGGGAGAGGGCGCCGGCGACTCGTTGGCGTCGCTCATCGGTCCTCCGTCCATTACTCCACGTAAGCGAACGGCCCCGCCGGCGAAGGGCGAGGCCGATAGACGTACCCAGTGGCCGGGGCCAGCGCGGTTCGCGCGTGGCCCCGGCCGTCAGAGCTAGCGGGCCCCGGCCTTATGGTTGGCCGGTGGGGAAGCCCGTGATGTCCTCGATGTCGGCCTCGGCTTCCGCGACGGCGTCGGCTGCGGTGGTCTTCCCGGTCAGCACGCTATGCACGGCCGTGTAGAAGGCGCGCGACACGGCCGCGTAGTTGGGCGCCGTGACGGTCGAGGGGCGCGCGACCGCGTTCGTGAACACGTCGTACAAGGAGCCGAAGAACGGCACGGCCTTGAGCACGTCAGGGTCCTTGTAGAGGGACATGATGGTTGGGTTGAGTGAGCCCTCTATCGCCCTGATCTTCTGTTCGGCCGGGGACGCGAGGAAGAGCGCCACATCCGCCGCGGCCGCGGGATCCTTGCTGTACTTGGAGACGGCGAGCTGCCAACCGCCGAGCGTGGCGGCGGGCTTGCCGTTGGGGCCGGCGGGGAGTGGGCTCACGTCGAACTTACCGGCGATGACGCTGTCCTTGGCGTTGCCCAAGCTGTAGGCGTAGGGCCAGTTGCGCATGAACGCCGCGTTGCCCGCCTGCCACATGTTGCGGGCTTCTTCCTCGCCGAAGCTGGTGACGCCGTTGGGGGAGATGGTGCCCACCCAGGAGGCCGCTTCGGTGATCGCGGCGATGGCGTTGGGGTTGTTGATGGTGATGACGCCCTCCGGGCTCACGATGGTGCCGCCGCCGTAAGAAGCGACCCATTCCTCGGCGTCACAGGTGAGGCCCTCGTAGGAGTTGCCCTGCCAGACGAAGCCCCAGAAGTCGGGATTACCGGCCTGGCGCTCACCGTCCTGGATCTTCTGCGCCATACTGGTGAGCTCGTCCCACGTCTTGGGCGGGCCATCGAAGCCGTACTTCTCGAGGAGGTCGGTGCGGTAGTAGAGGAGCCCGGCGTCAGTGAACCACGGGATCCCGACGAGGCGTCCGTCGACGGTGTTGTTCTGCACTATGGCGGGGAAGTGCTGATCGATCACGTCGCGGGCGCCGTAGTCGTACAGGTCGACGAAGTGCTCGGCGAGGTCGCCGGGCCAGATGACGTCGATCTGGAACACGTCCACGTCCGAGGACTTGGCTTCGAACATCTGCAGGTACAGGGCGAGGCGGTTGTCGGTAAGGTCCGGCGTCTCGAGCACTTTGACGGTGACGTCGGGATGGGCCTTCATGTAGCGGTCCGCCGCGGCCTTGGTGAGCTCGAGCTCCTGCCCGACGGCCCCCGCAGCCACTGTTATCACTGTCTGAGCGCTGGCTACTGCGCCCATGACCAACACGGCGAACAGGAGACTGAGAAGTTTCCTCACGAATGTCACCTCTCTCTTCGGCGCTACCGCGAAGAAGCGGCGGCGCGCCGACCATACACGCGACTGCCACGGGGCGAGTGGGAGGGACGGGTCCCTACCTGAAGCTGATGTTCCGTACCACCGCACGAAGTCGCGTTGCCGGGCAGTATACCAGCGGTGCCGGAAGCGCCTTCCTGCAGGCGTCACCACCAAGTTACACCCGCGTCACGCCCACACTTAATGAGACGTGAGGAGGCCGGCGCCTCATGGGGCCGACAGTCGTGGGCCCTCGGCCTCAGGCGTGCTTGGGGTCGCCGACGAGCTTGGTGACCTCTTGTTGGAGCTTGAGTTCGTGGAAAGGCTTGACGAGCCAGTCGGCCTTGGGCAGGGGCCTGAACAACGAGCCCCGCGGCTCCTTCTCAACCAGCACGAGTACGGGAAGATGCCCCTGCTGAGCGCTCTTGCGCAGCGCCCGCACGAAGTCCCAGGCCGAGCCGTCATCGTCCAGCACCAGCGCGCGAGGATGGTGCTCGTTGATGCCCTCGAACACGCTGGCGAAGTCGGCAACACGGGCGGTGCGAAGGCCCGTCCGCTGGAGCGCCAGTTTGATGAGCCTGTCGAGTGCGCCGCTCGCGGTGACGACGAGCACGACGGGCTCGTCGGCCGGGTACGGCGACCGCTCGACCACGCCCAGGGTCTCGAGTTCCCCCAGCACGGCCAGGGCCCTGCGTTCCGGCATGTCGAGCTCGGCCGCGATGGTCCGCGCCGAGCGCCGGCCGTCCACCTGACCGAGGACCTCCCAGGCGCCGTCCGGCAGGTCGACGAGGGTCGGGTCGCCCAGGCGCGCGTAGACGGCGTCCGGTGGCGCGCCATGCTCCTTGAACGCCTCGAGACCTTGGACGACGCGCATGAGGAGCATTGCGGCGTCGAAGCCATGACCCAAAGGTACCTGAGAGGCGTTCGCCGTCACCTCGCCGAACTCGAACGCGCCATCGGACCATGACAGCAACTCGGTGATCACGTCGAACGCCTGTGCCTCCACGGCCCGCGCCAGGTCCGCTTCGGCGAGGATGCCCTTCTCCACGGCAACGCGCCCCAGGAGGGTCCCCGGGTTCTCGCGCTGCTGATCCATGAGGATCTCCTGTACTTCGCGGGCGGTGAGGAGGTCGAGGCGCACGAGCATCTCGCCGAGGTGGGCACCCGAAGTCATGTGCGCGTACGCCACGCGGCCCTGGTCGAAGTAGATGCGCGCGCGGGCGCCCCCGCGTTCGACCGTCAAGAGGCCCGTCTTCTGGCTCATGGCCACCAGCTGGAACACGTCACCCAGCGGAACGCTCTTCAGGCTGCCGCTGATCATCCGGCGTTCACCCACCTGTCCATCCGGCGCTCACCCCCGCGTCAAGCTTGCCGCTCGGGGGCGGCGCCTTCACCGAACAGGGGCGCCTCGCCGAGGGTTCCGACCGGCACGGGAAGGCCGAGGTGGCGGTAGGTGGCCGGCGTGGCCATGCGACCGCGCTGGGTGCGCATGAGCAGGCCCCGCTGGATGAGGAACGGTTCGTACACTTCCTCCAGCGTGGCCCGGTCCTCCGAGACGGCGGTAGCGAGCGTGTCGAGCCCGACCGGGCCGCCGGCGAAGCGTTCCACCAGTGCGCCGAGGATGGCGCGGTCGCGGCGGTCCAGGCCCGCGTCGTCGATGTCGAGGGCGTCCAGCGCATGCTTGGCGCGGGCCAGGTCGATGGCCTCGTCGCCGGCCACCTGCGCGTAGTCGCGTACGCGGCGCAGCAGGCGCTTGGCGATGCGCATGGTGCCCCGCGAGCGCTGGCCGATCTCGAGCGCCGCGTCGTCGCTCAGCTTGTATCCGAGCCGCTGGGCGTCGTGCCTGACGGACGTGGCGAGTTCCGCATCGGAATAGTAGTCGAGGTGCTCGAGGATCCCGAAGCGGCTGCGGAGCGGCCCCGTGATGAGGCCCGGCCTCGTGGTGGCGCCGATCAGGGTGAACCGTGGGAGCTCCAGCCGGATGGAGCGGGCGGCGGGCCCCTGGCCCAGCACGATGTCGATCTTGAACTCCTCCATGGCAGGATAGAGGTGCTCCTCGGCCACTCGGCCCAGGCGGTGGATCTCGTCGATGAAGAGGACGTCACCGGGTTCGAGCGAGTTGGTGAGGATGGCAGCCAGGTCCCCGGGCTTCTCGATGGCCGGACCCGAGGTCACGCGGATGCCCACGCCCAGCTCGGCGGCGATGATGTGCGCCAGCGTGGTCTTCCCGAGGCCGGGCGGTCCGTAGAGCAGGACGTGGTCGAGCGCCTCGCGGCGGTCGCGGGCGGCCTCGAGGTAGACCTCGAGCTTCCGCTTGAGCCGCGTCTGGCCGACGTAATCCGCCAGCGAGGCGGGCCTCAGGTGCACTTCCTCCACGGGCACGAGCGTACCACGCGCCCCGGTTGGCCCAAGAACCGTGCGGGAGCACACTGCGGTAGTGTATGGGCCGTCCAGGGGCCCGCACCGCGGAAGGGTCCCGCACCGACCGGCCGCGGCGCACCGAGCGCGGCCGGGACTCGAGGCCGGCGCCTACTAGGGCGCCTCCTCAGGAGGCATGATTATGCAAAGCCACCGGGTTCGCGTGGGAGACCAGGAGCGCGAGCTGAAGGTCGTCAACGTCGGAGCCGTGTCCGTCGCGCTGCTCAACCTCTTGGGCGACACCGCGCTCACCGAGGCAGCCGCTGACGAGTTGGTGAGGCGTCTGCCGCACGGCGTCCAGACGCTGGTCACGCCCGAGGTGAAGGCCGTGCCGCTGGCGCACGCCATGAGCGTCCGGAGTGGCCTGCCGTACGTGGTGGCCCGCAAGACCGAGAAACCCTACATGGTCGATTCGATCACGAGGTCCGTCATGTCAATCACGACAGGCAAGCCCCAGCTCCTCGTGATAGACGGGGCCGACCTGCATAAGTTGCGCGGCAAGCGCGTTGCCATAGTGGACGACGTCGTCTCCACGGGCGGGACCCTCAACGGTCTGATCGGCATCTTGGAAGAGGTCGGCGCGGAGGTCGTGGCCACCATGGTCGTCTTCACGGAGGGATCCGAGCGCGAGGACGTGATAGCGCTTGGGCACCTGCCGCTCTACCCGGCGGAGCAGGGCGCGCATGACTGACCCGGACCAGCGCCGGGCGTAACCTGGTGGCCAAGGTGAGTCAGGAGTTCGGGTGATGGCCGGTGACGCCAAGGAACTGATCAAGGACCGCCTGAACCTGGCCGACGTCGTCGGAGAGGTGGTGGCGCTCAAGCCCGCGGGGAGGGGTCAGCTCAAGGGGCTGTGCCCGTTCCATGCCGAGAAGACGCCGAGCTTCCACGTCCACGTGGACCGCGGGTTCTACTACTGCTTCGGCTGCCACGCCAAGGGCGACGTCTTCGACTTCGTGATGAACACCCAGGCGCTGAGCTTTCCCGATGCGCTGCGCTTGTTGGGCGCCAGGGCCGGGGTCGAGGTGGAGCCGGCCGGCCGCAAGGAACCGCACCGCCGCGACCTCTACGACGTCAACCAGCTCGCCCTCGAGTACTTCCGCACGCACCTGGAGGGAGCGCCACTCGATTACCTCCGCGGACGCGGCATCGCCACGGAGACGGTGGACGCCTTCGAGGTCGGGTTCGCTCCGGCCGGCTGGGACGGCCTGCTACGACATGCGCTCGGCAAGGGCGTGCGCGAGGCCGACCTGGTGACGCTGGGCCTCGTGATCGAGAACGAACGCGGCAGGCGCTACGACCGCTTCAGGGAGCGCATCGTGTTCCCGATCCGCGACGGCCTCTCTCGGCTGGTCGGCTTCGCGGGGCGCGTGCTCGACGACTCGATGCCTAAGTACCTGAACAGCCCCGAGTCGGAGCTCTTCAACAAGGGCGGGCTCCTCTACGGCCTCGACAAGGCGCGCTCGGAGATCAGGCGCTCGGGCGAGGTGCTGGTGGTCGAGGGTTACATGGACGTCATGGCCCTGCACCAGGCGGGCATGAAGAACGCCGTGGCAGCGCTCGGGGCGACCCTCACCGCCGAGCAGGGCGACGCCCTGGCGCGGCTCGACGTCCACTCCGTCAAGCTGGCGTTCGACGCCGACGAGGCCGGGCAGCGAGCCGTGTTGGCGGGGCTCGACCAGGCGGTGGGGCGCAGGTTCGTCGTGAGCGCGGTAACGATACCGTTCGGCAAGGACCCGGCCGAGGCGGTGCTTGGCGGGCACCTGAGCGAGTTCCAGGCCGCCCTGTCGCAGGGCGTGAACGAGGTCGAGTTCCGCTTCCGCCGCGTACTCGAACGCTACGACCCCGCCAGCGTCGAGGGCCAACGTTCGGTGCTGGAGGAGTTGCAGGGCGTGTTGCGGCCGCGGGGGGTGTTCGATCCGGTGGCGACCGAGATGCGCAGGCTCGTGATCGAACACCTGAAGATCGACGGTGCGCGCTTGGATGACTGGTTGGCCGGCAAAGCCCGTCGCGCTCCGTCGACGACCGAGATGAAGGGTCTGAGGCGCCAGCGCCTCGAACTAGGCCAGGCGCGAAGGCTGGAGCTCGAAGCGGTGGCCCTGCTACTGATGGAGCCGCGCCGGCTGAGGGAGAGGCTGGAGCGGGTGATGGGCGGGGTCCCCGCTCACGGCGCCGGTTCGGCGCTCGTCGACTTCGCGCGCTACTGCTCGGAGTTCGACTACGACGCTGGGGCGGTCCTCGCGAACTATCAACGGCTCGACGAGGGGGCGGTCGTGCTCGAACGACTGCTGCGGGCCGATGGCGAGGAAGACGGCCGCATCGACATCGAGGTGCAGCTCGTCAAGACCATGTCGCGATTACGAGAGGTGCTCCTCGAGGAGCAGAAGGAGGCCGGGAGGGCGCGCTTGCTGGCGCGCAGGGCCGAGCTGGCGGCCGGGCTGACGGACGCCGATGCGGGAGAGGCGGGCCTGGCCGAGCTTTATGATGAACTGCAGGAGATTCAGGGGGTTCTCGCGGCGCGCGACGCGGAACGCCGCTTGAGGGTGCCGGAGGCGTACACGAAGCAACGTAAGAAGAGGGGTTGACCGGCCCCGAGAGCGTCCGGCCTCTGGCGGGCACATCGTCGCGGTCGGGACGAATGTCCTTGATTGACACCCCCATGATGCCTTGGTATGTTTGGGCAGAAACGCGTCAGGGGCGTGGTTCACCACGCGGCGGCGCCTTCTGTGTAGGTACTCGCAACGAACGTTTCCCACGACATCAGGCCCGATACTTGGTGCCGGTGCTGCAGTGTGACGGAAGGAGGGCCGCTTGGAAGCTCGAGGAGAACGACTGCTCCAAGACCTCGTGACCCAGGAGAAGAACCTGGTACGTAAGGTGGAGGAGGCCAAGGCCAAGGCCAAGGCGATCGTCGAACAGGCGGCGGCGGACGCTGCCAAACTCGTCGCCGAGGGCAAGGCGCGGGCGGAGGGCGCGGCCAAGAGCGACCTCGAGGCCGCGACCAAGCAGGCCGAGGCCGCACGCAACGAGATCTTGCATAACGCACGCGACGCCGCCGGGTTGCTCAACGACAAGGCCAACAACAACGCGGGCCGCGCCGCTACCATGGTGCTGGAGAAGGTCTTGCCATGATCGCCACGATGGACCAGGTGTTGGTGGTCGGTAGGCGCAGCCGCGCCAAGGAAGTCCTGATCAGCCTTCAGAACCTGGGTGTGGTGCAGGTCGAGACGCTCAACCCCGACTCCACGCAAGATTCCATCCGCCGACTGAGACTGGAAGGCGCGGACCTGGAGGCCAAGGAGAGCTGGGACCGACTGGTGGCGCGTTCTGCGTACCTCATCGGCCAGCTCCAAGTAGACCCCGAATCGCAAGCGCGCGTGGAGGTCGGCTCGGATCCAGCGGCCATCGAACGCGACCTTTCGGAAGTCGCCGAGCAGGTGGACCGGCTGGTGGCGGAGCGCGGCGAGTTGAGCGACGAGCTCGAGCTCATCCACAGCTACCTACCCCTACTTCGTGACCTCGCACCCCTGCTGGGCCCCCTCGACGACGCCAGGTACCTTGCCGGCGTCGGCTTCTTCATCGAGGAGGGCGGGCTGGAGACGCTGGAGCCGGTCGTGACGGAGGCCCTGGGCGGGGCCGTCATGTTCGCGAGCCGCCCCTACCGCAACGGCCGCCTGGTCGCCACGGTGACCCTGCGCCGCTTACTGGCCGACTTGCGCAGCGCGCTCGCCAAGCAGGGCGTTTCGGAGATCGTGCTGCCCGACAAGTACGCCGGTCTCGGCGTTGCCAAGGCCGCCCACATGATGGAGGAGCGTGCGCGCGTACTGCCGCAACGGCTCGAGAACATCGGCGCCGACCTCCGCAAGATCGGGGCGCAGCACGGTGCGCGCCTCGCTTCACTCGACCGCGCCGCACGCAACCATCAGGAGCGCTACGCGCGCTACCAGGACCTGGCGGAGGGCCGCTACGGCTTCGCGCTGCTAGGTTGGGTGCCCAGCGCCGACCGACCCAACGTGGTGGCGTCGCTTAGTAAGCAGTTCGGTGGCGACATCATCGTCGAGACCCGCGAGGCGGACGTCCACCACGACGAGAAGGTGCCCGTCAAGTTCGAGAACGCGGCCTGGGTACGACCGTTCACGGGCCTGCTGGCGCTCTTCGCGCCGCCCAAGTACGGCAGCTTCGACCCGTCGTGGACCCTCGCCGTG encodes:
- the dnaG gene encoding DNA primase, with protein sequence MAGDAKELIKDRLNLADVVGEVVALKPAGRGQLKGLCPFHAEKTPSFHVHVDRGFYYCFGCHAKGDVFDFVMNTQALSFPDALRLLGARAGVEVEPAGRKEPHRRDLYDVNQLALEYFRTHLEGAPLDYLRGRGIATETVDAFEVGFAPAGWDGLLRHALGKGVREADLVTLGLVIENERGRRYDRFRERIVFPIRDGLSRLVGFAGRVLDDSMPKYLNSPESELFNKGGLLYGLDKARSEIRRSGEVLVVEGYMDVMALHQAGMKNAVAALGATLTAEQGDALARLDVHSVKLAFDADEAGQRAVLAGLDQAVGRRFVVSAVTIPFGKDPAEAVLGGHLSEFQAALSQGVNEVEFRFRRVLERYDPASVEGQRSVLEELQGVLRPRGVFDPVATEMRRLVIEHLKIDGARLDDWLAGKARRAPSTTEMKGLRRQRLELGQARRLELEAVALLLMEPRRLRERLERVMGGVPAHGAGSALVDFARYCSEFDYDAGAVLANYQRLDEGAVVLERLLRADGEEDGRIDIEVQLVKTMSRLREVLLEEQKEAGRARLLARRAELAAGLTDADAGEAGLAELYDELQEIQGVLAARDAERRLRVPEAYTKQRKKRG
- a CDS encoding V-type ATPase subunit subunit G family protein; its protein translation is MEARGERLLQDLVTQEKNLVRKVEEAKAKAKAIVEQAAADAAKLVAEGKARAEGAAKSDLEAATKQAEAARNEILHNARDAAGLLNDKANNNAGRAATMVLEKVLP